One window from the genome of Streptomyces sp. NBC_00091 encodes:
- a CDS encoding TetR/AcrR family transcriptional regulator, which yields MGRPKQFDPETAVEQAMQVFWRQGYAATTPQDLVDALGIGKGSLYNAFGSKHALFELALRRYRDKQAQALVELLGGDGPAKERLRGALRLLTEMDLTDPDRRGCMGINTAAELAGADAVASELVRRMFDRTEEAFRALVEEGQRSGEIAPGRDARAVASMLLSTLIGLRLLGRLAEGPERLDRVVDATLDSL from the coding sequence ATGGGAAGGCCGAAGCAGTTCGATCCGGAAACCGCCGTCGAGCAGGCCATGCAGGTGTTCTGGCGCCAGGGGTACGCCGCCACCACGCCGCAGGACCTGGTCGACGCGCTCGGCATCGGCAAGGGCAGCCTCTACAACGCCTTCGGCAGTAAGCACGCCCTGTTCGAGCTGGCGCTGCGCCGGTACCGCGACAAGCAGGCACAGGCCCTGGTCGAACTCCTCGGCGGGGACGGCCCCGCGAAGGAGCGGCTGCGCGGGGCGCTGCGGCTGCTCACCGAGATGGACCTCACCGATCCCGACCGGCGCGGCTGCATGGGGATCAACACCGCCGCCGAGCTGGCGGGGGCGGACGCGGTGGCCTCCGAACTGGTGCGGCGCATGTTCGACCGCACGGAGGAGGCCTTCCGGGCGCTGGTCGAGGAGGGCCAGCGGAGCGGGGAGATCGCGCCCGGGCGGGACGCGCGCGCCGTCGCGAGCATGCTGCTGAGCACCCTCATCGGACTGCGGCTGCTCGGGCGCCTCGCCGAGGGGCCCGAACGGCTCGACCGGGTGGTCGACGCGACCCTCGACTCCCTCTGA
- a CDS encoding oxidoreductase has translation MKLGLHSKTAIVTGAGRGIGLATVRALLEEGVRVLGAARTITPELAASGAVPVSADLTTPAGVAALVEAADAELGGVDLLVNNVGGGPDTGRLTGFLDTDDAQWAGYLDVNLYSTVRVTRAVLPGLLERRGAIVNVSSVNSRLPASGPVAYSAAKAALTALGKSLAEEFGPRGVRVNTVSPGVVRTAIWEDPEGFGGKVAQAAGVDHAAFLKGIPEAFRITTGRITEPQEVASLIVFLLSEAAANITGADYVVDGGTLKTV, from the coding sequence ATGAAGCTCGGACTGCACTCCAAGACCGCGATCGTCACCGGCGCCGGCCGGGGCATCGGCCTCGCCACCGTGCGCGCCCTGCTGGAGGAGGGCGTCCGCGTCCTCGGCGCCGCCCGTACCATCACCCCCGAACTCGCCGCCTCCGGCGCCGTCCCCGTCTCGGCGGACCTCACCACGCCCGCCGGCGTGGCCGCGCTCGTGGAGGCCGCCGACGCGGAACTCGGCGGCGTCGACCTGCTGGTCAACAACGTGGGCGGCGGCCCCGACACCGGGCGGCTCACCGGCTTCCTCGACACGGACGACGCCCAGTGGGCCGGCTACCTGGACGTCAACCTGTACAGCACGGTGCGCGTGACCCGGGCGGTGCTGCCCGGCCTGCTCGAGCGCCGCGGCGCGATCGTCAACGTCTCCTCCGTCAACTCCCGCCTCCCCGCCTCCGGCCCGGTGGCCTACAGCGCGGCCAAGGCGGCGCTCACCGCGCTCGGCAAGTCGCTCGCGGAGGAGTTCGGCCCGCGCGGGGTGCGGGTCAACACCGTCTCGCCCGGGGTGGTCCGTACCGCGATCTGGGAGGACCCGGAGGGCTTCGGCGGCAAGGTGGCGCAGGCCGCCGGCGTCGACCACGCCGCCTTCCTGAAGGGGATCCCGGAGGCCTTCCGGATCACCACCGGGCGGATCACCGAGCCGCAGGAGGTGGCCTCGCTGATCGTGTTCCTGCTCTCGGAGGCCGCCGCCAACATCACGGGCGCGGACTACGTCGTCGACGGCGGCACGCTGAAGACGGTCTGA